A window of Bradyrhizobium sp. AZCC 1719 genomic DNA:
CTGGTTTCCTTGATCGTCGCTTTCGGTTCGGGTTTCCGCCCGGTCGGTGGCATGATCGCCGACCGCATCGGCGGCATCCGCTCGCTGTCGATGTTCTTTGGCGTCGTCGTGGCGGCGTATCTCGTCATCGCCTTCATGCCGGAGGGGCCGGCCGCGCCAGCGGCTGCGGGTTGGGCGCTCACCGAAATGCCGCGGATCGCCTGGATGTCGGTGCTGCTGTTCTCCATCGGAGTGCTCGCGCTCGGCATGGGCAACGGCGCCGTGTTCCAGCTCATTCCACTTCGCTTCCGGCAGGAGATCGGCCTGATGACCGGCATGGTGGGTTGCGCCGGCGGCATCGGCGGTTTCTTCCTTGCCAAGGCCCTCGGCATCGCCAAGGGAATGACCGGCGGATTTGGCGCAGGCTTCCTGTTTTTCGGCCTGCTGGCGTTGCTTGGTTTCCTCGGACTTGCCATGGTCAAGGTGCGCTGGCGCACCACATGGGGCGCCGCATCGGGAGCGCGGGTCTGACGACGCGCGCTGCTAACTTGACAGGCCGCGCTGGGTGACGATCGGTTCGCAACGAGATCTCGGGGTTCGCGTCGGCTTCGTCAGCGAGACCGGCAAGCGCTCCGCTAACGAGGATTATGTCGGGACCTGCCTCGGCCGGTCCGGCGTAAGCAATCGCGACATCGTCGCCGCCGTCGCCGACGGTGTCGGCGGACACAAGGGCGGACGCGAAGCCGCCGAGCTTGCGGTTCGTTGCTTCATCGACGCTTATTATTCTCTCCCCGAGACGCTCGGCGTGCGCCGCCGGGCGTCGCGCTCGCTGGAAGCCGCCAATAGCTGGATCTATACGCAAGGCCGCACCGATCCTCGGCTCAGCGGCATGAGTTGCGCCTTCTCGTCGATCATCCTGTCGCGGCGGCTTTGCCACATCATTCACATCGGGGACACCCGCGCCTATCGCCTGAGCGAGGGACGCCTGGAGCGGTTGACCACCGACCACATCGCCGGACGCGGCGATCTCGCTCACCTGCTCAACCGCGCCATCGGCTTCGAGGATTTTGCCCGCTTCGACTACGCGACCGTCGGATTGCGGCAGCACGACAGGCTGCTGATCTGCAGCGACGGCGTTCATGGCGTACTCGCCGATCACCGGCTGCAGCTATTGTTAAGCGAGCGCGCTTCGCCGGAAGAATCCGCCCGCGCGCTCGTCGACGCGGCGCTGGATGCCGGCTCCACCGACAATATGACCGCACTGGTGCTCGATGTCGTCGACCTGCCGCCCGCCGACCGGGACGAGCTCACCCACTCGATCGCGACGCTTCCGATCCTGGATTTGCCCGAGACGGGCGACCTGGTCGACGATTTCACGCTCGGCGAAATATTGTCGGACGGCCGCTACAGCCGGCTGTTCAAGGCCATCGACAAGCGGCAGGGCCGCGAAGTCGTGCTGAAGTTTCCGCATCCGCGCGTGGCCAGTGAGGGCTCCTATCGCCTCGCCTTCGTCCGCGAAGCGTGGGTCGCGGCGCGCGTGCGAAGCCTGTGGATCGGCGAGATCATCGAACTGCCCGCCGAACGGCAGTCCCGTCTCTATTCGGTGATGCCGCTCTACGAGGGCGAGACGCTGGAACAGCGCCTCAATCGTTCGCCGCAGCTTTCGCTGGCCGAAGGCATCGGCATCGCGACCAAGCTGGCGCGCGCGGTTGCCACCCTGCACCGCGCCGGCATCATCCATCGCGACATCAAGCCCGACAACGTGATCCTGTTGAAGGCCGGCGGATTGCGGCTGGTCGACCTTGGCGTCGCGCGGGTGCCGTTGCTCGAGGACTTCCCGGCCGAGGATATTCCGGGCACGCCGAGCTATATGGCGCCGGAGTTGTTCGGCGGGCGGCCCGGCGACGAGTTTTCCGATCTCTATGCACTCGGCGTCACTGTGTACCGGATGTTCACTGCCGCCTATCCCTACGGCGAAATCGAACCGTTCTCGCGGCCTCGCTTCGGCAAGCCAACCTACCTCTCGCGCTATCGCCCCGACCTGCCGGCCTGGCTGGACGCGGTGGTCGGCAAGGCGCTCAGCGTCGATCGTGCACAACGCTATGGCGACGTCATCGAATTCTCGCACGAGCTCGAGAACGGCGCGATGTGGGCAAAGCCCGCCGTCACATCACGGCGCTCGCTCTACGAGCGCGATCCGCTGGTGTTCTGGAAGAGCCTGTCGGCGGGCCTGATCGTGCTCGTCATCCTGCTGCTTGCGTGGATAGTAAAAAATTAGCCCGACGCTCCGGGTGGGGCGTCGGGCTACGGCACGTGAGCGAAGCAGACCGGGCTGGCTTCGCCAGTCGGGTTCACACCCCGGTCTGGGTGATGAACTTGGTATTGAAATAAGCCTCCATGGCCTCGGTGCCGCCTTCCGAGCCGTAGCC
This region includes:
- a CDS encoding protein kinase domain-containing protein; translated protein: MTIGSQRDLGVRVGFVSETGKRSANEDYVGTCLGRSGVSNRDIVAAVADGVGGHKGGREAAELAVRCFIDAYYSLPETLGVRRRASRSLEAANSWIYTQGRTDPRLSGMSCAFSSIILSRRLCHIIHIGDTRAYRLSEGRLERLTTDHIAGRGDLAHLLNRAIGFEDFARFDYATVGLRQHDRLLICSDGVHGVLADHRLQLLLSERASPEESARALVDAALDAGSTDNMTALVLDVVDLPPADRDELTHSIATLPILDLPETGDLVDDFTLGEILSDGRYSRLFKAIDKRQGREVVLKFPHPRVASEGSYRLAFVREAWVAARVRSLWIGEIIELPAERQSRLYSVMPLYEGETLEQRLNRSPQLSLAEGIGIATKLARAVATLHRAGIIHRDIKPDNVILLKAGGLRLVDLGVARVPLLEDFPAEDIPGTPSYMAPELFGGRPGDEFSDLYALGVTVYRMFTAAYPYGEIEPFSRPRFGKPTYLSRYRPDLPAWLDAVVGKALSVDRAQRYGDVIEFSHELENGAMWAKPAVTSRRSLYERDPLVFWKSLSAGLIVLVILLLAWIVKN